The Schizosaccharomyces pombe strain 972h- genome assembly, chromosome: I genome contains a region encoding:
- the vrg4 gene encoding GDP-mannose transporter Vrg4: MDNHMLNRISKSPILPVVSYCMASILMTLTNKYVLSSPGYNMNFLLLTVQSTVCVAAIGILKRLKVINYRDFDFREAKFWFPISFLLVAMIYTASKALQFLSVPVYTIFKNLTIIIIAYGEVLWFGGHVTALTLFSFGLMVLSSIVAAWADIQSSSFASQTLNSGYLWMVLNCLTNAAFVLAMRKRIKLTNFRDFDTMFYNNLLSIPVLVICTLFTEDWSAENIAQNFPPDAKFGVLMAMAISGVSSVGISYTSAWCVRVTSSTTYSMVGALNKLPLAIAGLVFFDAPITFGSVTAILLGFISGVVYAVAKSQQQRQKDPATILPMTHNPVSASSQSMRDSLSKS; encoded by the coding sequence ATGGATAATCATATGCTAAACCGAATTAGTAAATCACCGATTCTTCCAGTGGTGTCATATTGCATGGCTTCCATATTGATGACTTTGACCAATAAATATGTTCTTTCGAGTCCTGGTTACAATATGAACTTTCTCCTTTTGACTGTACAATCCACTGTTTGTGTAGCAGCCATTGGGATACTAAAACGTTTGAAAGTTATTAATTATAGGGATTTTGATTTTCGTGAGGCCAAATTTTGGTTTCctatttcctttttattgGTAGCTATGATTTATACTGCATCGAAGGCTTTGCAATTTCTTTCTGTTCCAGTGTACACTATATTTAAGAATTTAACTATTATTATCATTGCTTATGGTGAGGTCCTTTGGTTTGGCGGGCATGTTACTGCTTtaactcttttttcttttggattaATGGTTCTTTCTTCTATTGTCGCTGCTTGGGCAGACATCCAGTCTTCCTCATTTGCTTCCCAAACCTTAAATTCTGGCTATTTATGGATGGTGCTTAACTGTCTCACAAATGCTGCTTTTGTTCTCGCGATGCGTAAGCGTATCAAACTTACCAACTTTCGTGACTTTGATACCATGTTTTATAACAACTTACTCAGTATCCCTGTTTTGGTTATCTGCACGCTCTTTACTGAGGACTGGAGTGCTGAAAACATTGCTCAAAATTTCCCTCCTGATGCCAAATTTGGTGTTCTAATGGCTATGGCTATTAGTGGTGTTTCTTCAGTAGGAATTTCTTACACCTCTGCCTGGTGTGTACGCGTAACTTCTTCGACAACTTATAGTATGGTTGGTGCTCTTAACAAACTTCCCTTGGCTATTGCCGGTTTAGTGTTTTTTGATGCACCCATCACTTTTGGATCTGTTACCGCTATTTTGTTGGGCTTTATTTCTGGTGTTGTTTATGCCGTTGCTAAATCTCAACAGCAACGTCAGAAAGATCCTGCTACCATCCTCCCTATGACTCATAATCCCGTTAGTGCTAGTTCTCAAAGCATGCGCGATAGTCTGTCAAAGTCTTAA
- the erf1 gene encoding cytoplasmic translation release factor class I eRF1, with product MSETAEKAIEIWKIRRLVKQLINCHGNGTSMITLIIPPGEQISRYSNMLAEEYGTASNIKSRVNRLSVLSAITSTRERLKLYNKVPDNGLVIYCGEVIMEGNKTRKLNIDFEPFKPINTSQYLCDNKFHTEALAELLESDQRFGFIVMDGHQTLYGVVSGSAREVLQRFTVDLPKKHGRGGQSALRFARLRDEKRHNYVRKVAEGAVQHFITDDKPNVAGIVLAGSADFKTELGQSDLFDQRLQSRIIKTVDVSYGGDAGFNQAIELAADTLSNVKYVQEKKLIQRFFDEISLDSGKYCFGVVDTMNALQEGAVETLLCFADLDMIRYEFKNSEGNPVITYMTKEQEEKDSTNSFLLDKDTGAEMELVSSMLLSEWLAEHYKDYGANLEFVSDRSQEGMQFVKGFGGIGAVMRYQLDLSMLDPESDEFYSDSD from the coding sequence atgaGTGAGACTGCTGAGAAAGCTATcgaaatttggaaaattcGCCGTTTGgtaaaacaattgattAACTGTCATGGAAACGGCACCTCAATGATTACGTTAATTATCCCACCTGGCGAACAAATATCCAGATACAGCAATATGCTTGCCGAAGAGTATGGCACTGCCTCTAACATTAAATCTCGTGTGAATCGTTTATCAGTTCTATCTGCAATTACTTCAACTCGTGAGCGTTTGAAATTGTACAATAAAGTCCCTGATAATGGATTGGTCATTTACTGCGGTGAAGTTATAATGGAGGGCAATAAGACACGCAAGCTCAACATTGATTTCGAACCCTTCAAACCAATTAATACTTCGCAATATCTTTGtgataataaatttcataCTGAAGCTTTAGCAGAATTGCTTGAAAGTGATCAACGCTTCGGATTTATTGTTATGGACGGTCATCAAACTTTATATGGTGTTGTTTCTGGTAGTGCTCGTGAGGTTTTACAACGATTCACTGTCGATTTACCTAAAAAACATGGACGTGGTGGTCAATCTGCTCTTCGTTTTGCCCGTTTACGTGATGAAAAACGTCACAACTATGTTCGAAAGGTTGCTGAAGGTGCTGTGCAGCATTTTATTACTGATGATAAACCTAATGTTGCGGGTATTGTTCTTGCTGGTTCTGCTGATTTTAAAACGGAACTCGGTCAAAGTGACTTGTTTGACCAACGTCTTCAATCTCGTATTATCAAGACTGTAGACGTCTCGTACGGTGGCGACGCTGGTTTTAACCAGGCTATAGAATTGGCTGCTGATACTTTGTCAAATGTGAAATATGTCcaagagaaaaaattgatacaACGCTTTTTCGACGAAATTAGCTTAGATTCGGGTAAATACTGTTTTGGTGTCGTTGATACTATGAATGCACTTCAGGAAGGTGCCGTAGAAACACTTCTGTGTTTTGCAGACCTTGATATGATCCGTTATGAGTTTAAGAACTCAGAAGGTAATCCTGTTATTACATATATGACTAAGGAGCAAGAGGAAAAGGATTCTACCAATTCGTTCTTGCTAGATAAGGATACAGGTGCTGAAATGGAGTTAGTAAGCTCTATGCTACTCTCTGAATGGCTTGCTGAACATTACAAGGATTACGGTGCTAACTTAGAGTTTGTTTCTGACCGATCTCAGGAAGGTATGCAATTTGTCAAAGGTTTTGGTGGTATTGGTGCTGTTATGCGTTACCAGCTTGATCTCTCCATGCTTGATCCTGAATCTGATGAATTTTATTCCGACTCCGACTAA